In Besnoitia besnoiti strain Bb-Ger1 chromosome I, whole genome shotgun sequence, the genomic window GCTCAAACGCGGGACGGGGCTCTGTGGAGTGCCGGGTTTGACCTTCTGCGTGCAACATGGCCGCCTCAGCAAGACCGTAACCGGCCGACTCATAGCTTGGAAGTTGGATATCATTCGTCGCATTTCTTGCTAAACGGGCCATTGGTGACTCATCGAggaaggcaggcggcgcgaggcaaTCATCAACACACGTCGCTTCCTGACCTGAAAGAGACGGCTGCAATGACGCACCGCTGCCGATTGGGCACTCATCATGCGCAGCGTCACGTCGGGCGTCAGAAACGCCCTCTGGTAACGAGACGAAATATGGGCGCGGGCAATCTGAGCGGGCTTCCACAATCAGGTCCTTGTAACCGTAGACATGTGGGTTCGTCATTTCGATTCTGCAAACGCTGGCCGGAACCGACGATGCGGAGCGGTCACACGCCAGTGCATACGCGAGTATGCGTGCAATCTCTGCAAGCAAGCAGTGCGCAACAGGTTGACCCGCCAATGTCTACAAAAAAGAGAAATCAGTGAAGTGAGGCCACATGAGTTCCAGGCATGTTGGTAGGATCATACAGGGCGATGCTAAACTGGACAAAAAGCCACCTAGGAGAGCGAGTTTCACACGCAACCGCATTGGTACCTGTCGCCGTGCTGTGATCTCCGAAACACCATTTTGGCTGATGACGCATTGTCTTCCACACAGGCATATCGAGGTCTCACAGCACGGAATAGGCTTGGAACCAGAGCGGTACTCCCTGCCCGCATACGGAAACCACCTGAGGCCGGCGTACCATCAGCAGCGAGCCCAAAGGGCAGGTTGCTGGCTACAAGTGTTTTCTTGTCAGCCGCATCTTCCACGTAGAGAAGCCGGTCAATGCAAGGGACGCCGAAGATGCGCAGGAAGGTGCTGCAAGCGCGACGTTTTGCCTCAGCGGTGTCGAACTCTGATCGAGCGCCAAAAACATTCATGCAGCAGTCGCCTAGAACCGTAAACTCCACTGAGGAACTGAACACGAGAGAGATCAGCGTTGCGCAAGGGACACAAAATATCGATGTTTCCTACCCGTCTACGCTGGGTTCAAAGTCGCGTGTGGCTCCTGCCCCCCGCCGTAATCTTCCTGACGCACCTGCGATCGCAAAGATCGGTGAAAACCGGCCGCGCAGTTTGTCCGCCGACGCCTTTGCACCGCGTTTTTGTAGAGACAACTGAATAACACAGACGGAAGCACATTATCCGCAGGCAGGTACACAAACAATGAGAACTGTACAGTTCGGGTGTTATGAGACCAGATGTCTTTTAAGCGAATACGGCAAAAGAGCGTTCCCACTTTGAAGATTCGATGGACGGCTGCAGCCTCGGAACGTGCAAACTCCAACACGTGTAGAAACACAATGATCGCATCATAGTCGTCACGTAGCTCATAAGCTGAACAAGTTCATCACGCGAACGTGCATTCCTCTGGTTACCTCATCCCGTTCATCCACCGTCCTCAGTCGGTCATCAAAGATCTCGAGGTTGACGATTTTGCCGCACCCCATGAACGCCTGAATGCACACAGccacacacagacacgcagatATAAACTGCAAGACGCATAGTAGACTCGTCGACGCATACAGGAGCCCAGAGAGTCAGTTCTGGCTTATCGTAAGCCCTGTAATAGCGCATTGCACGACAAGTCAAGTTGACCAGACACGAGCCACGCTGAGGGCCTAAATGCGATTATGAGAAGATCGCGTGTGCCACAAAAACTAACGTTGTAGCCAACCGTGAGATTGCTCCGCTACGGAAATTAATCTACAAGGTAGACAGCGAACTGCATGAAAAAGAAAACTTGCATCGGAGACTTCATACGCGTTACCGAAAACATTAGAGTAATCGTCAGGCTTTCCTACCGAAGCGCCCCTCACCTCTTTGATAGCTTTCCGTATTTGCTTTCGCGGTCCGTGAGGAATATTCGAAATAAAGACGAGACGGTCTGTTGTGCTTCCCGCGGCCGGTATCGAGGGGTCTTCAATGTGTACTAGGAACTCGCCAACGCGTTTCTGCGGTGGAACCCATATGAAAAATGCAGACTCCGCGAAAGTCCACAAGTCTTGTCTAGCCAAGAGAAGCCtccggagacgccgccgtgTCGGCGCCTTCCTGGGACGCTGAGCTCGTGAACTCTCGGAATGTGCCGCAGCAACGCAACTTCACAACAGCGGGCCGCGGAGCAAGACGACTGCTGGCGCCCCTCGACCCCTCAATCCTAAACGACCCGATCCGCACCTGTAGCGTTTCTGTCACAAGCGGCTGAGAATGGACACTTCACGCTATCACGCGACTGGTCTACAAAACGTCAGCATGGGAACTGCACGGTGGAAGACGCGAGACACCGGTGAGTCTCTTACGTCCTGCATTCGCGTCGGAGCCGGTGGCCTCCGAGCCACTTGGCGGACGAGCCCGTCGGCCGTGGCAGCCACACCGACGTCTCCTACGTCGCACAGGGCTTCGTACGCCTCAGCCGTCTGGTGAGCGCTGGCTGCCTTCTTCgacgtctgcgccttcgagCTGGACGCCTTCGTCAAAAAACGAGCAGCGGATGTGTAGTCAGACAACCGCGACTGCGGCACGCTCTCATGGAAGTCGTCAGCCTGAACAGACAGTACACCCCAGCCACCCATCCGATTTCGATCTCGAATTCCTCGGCCCACGCATCACACTCAAGAGGATATCGCTGTGCTAACGTGCGCCGCGCACTGTCAGCAGAGAACGCCGCATGCATCGACCGCCACCGCGGGCTCCAGTCACGCACGACGCTGAAACGCAGTGGCCTTACAAAGCTGAGCATCTCTGAATAACCAGGCACATGGAAGGTGCGGCACAAACTTCAACACTGCTCTCGATCGACGGTTCACTTGTCCACAACGAGGCGTAGACGGCGATCACTCCATCGCGTGTTTGCTTACGAGGCAGTGGCGAGCGCGTGCCAACTTTGCCAAGCGATGAAACTGGTCGGGATCCACAACGTCGATGCAGCGAGCCAAGTGTTCAGCGATGGAGTCTTGGTACTTGCCTGCGTTAGTATATACAGCACACGAGACATTCCGCACAGCTTTTCCTGCTGGAGGCGACGCACTTTAGTTGCGAAATACGTGTGCACGGTGACTAGTGATTTGCTGCATCGGAAGCGCACGGAACGTAACGCTCCAGACACGAGATGTTGGGAGGAAGGCCCCCGCGAGTGACACGCACCTGGAAGGATTCTCTTGATTGCCCGGATAGCGGCGTCCCTGCTGTTAGGCTTCTGCCGCTTCAGATTTTTATACTCCACAAGCCTGATGGCCACTCGGCGAAGCTGAGACTCATCCAACACTTCAGCGCATGCACGGACAAACTGCGAAACGCTGTATCCGCACGTGCGTCTGTCATCCTCTTGAACGCCTGTCGACCGGctgtcggcgagcgcgccgcccgccgatGTCGTCGAAAAATGCCGTCCCTGCCTCAGCCCCCCGCGGATCCATGAGGATGTTATGTCTAGTCGCGTCGCGACCGCTGGCGCTTCACTGGCAACCGAAGAAGATCCTTTGCTAGTCAGCGGAGAGCTTCCCAGAGGAGACGTCAGAGGCCCGTGAGTGGGCGTCCGAACCAAGCGGAGGGAAGAGAAGCATTGCCGCGCAGCTATCTGATCTAGTCGAGGCGGAGCAGCCGAAAAGGCGCCCTCTTGTTGCCTCTCCTTTTCCGCGCGGTCCCGCCGGCAACCTGGCGTCGAGTGGGCATGATCGAAGGAGTCATTGCTGGTTGAGAGAGGACGTCCGAGTCGTCCCCCaagggagggagagaggcgatgATCACAGCTCGCCGAGGGAGGACTCCACGTATCCTGAAGTCCGATggctgcgcgagaggccgaggaATGTCGCAGTCGGTTCGGCTGTGCAATCTGCCTGACCTGCAAGCAAGCCTCCCCAAGAATAACGCGCCTCAGATCCCACATTCTTGCATCCCCCACGCGGATGCAGTCGCCTGAGCGAGGGGTCCTACAAGCGCCAGGAGCGCGTCGGAGCCGTCGCCTGTGCGGCGAAAATGCGCAGCGCGACGTCTGTGGAGATCGGGGCTACCGTAGCGTTTGCCAGCATGGAACCCAGCGGTGtgccccccgcctcccccccctccccccctgtATGAGGCTAGGATTCCTCGTTCGTCGCTTTGATGCCGCGACAACCCAGTCCCAAACAGGCGCCAAACTCCGGGTGAGCGAGTTCTGTTGGAAGTAGGTCGGCGGAACACAGACTAGaaaaggcggcgcaggccaaAGATTCTGGAGGGCATTCGTCAGCAACGCCGGCAGAGAAATATAAAGAGCAAAGATAGAATGACTAAGGGAACGAACGACAAATTATTTGGAGGTGACAGAAAGTATGCGGTGAAGCAGCTCTGCTTACGCTTGCCCCCTTGCGGCAGACCCGCAACGCCTCAGTGAATATCGCCTCCGACGGCGGTGGCGCATCCAACTTCGTGCGCCGCAATCATCCGCTCCGATATCCGCAGACAACGATCCAAGCCGTCTGCATTTTCTCGCAGGAGTGACGTAGTAGTCACGACTGCTATTAGAGGGGTGTATTGAGCGCGCCTCTCGACTTATGAGGTTGACATGACGCAGCGTCGCAGTTGCTCTGTGCTGAAGACCGCGGAGCCCCCTCAAGTTACCGCGAAAGCCTCTCAGTACTAGGGGGTAGCCTCTTTCAGCAGCATCTGCCAGACCGTGGTCCCCTTGTACTTGGACGCGTGTTCCACAACGGACACAAGAACACAATAAAACCTCTGTGAGCCCAGAAAACCCTATTGAATCCCCGGTGCCGGCCGCGggcatgcagagacagaacAGGTACATGCGAACATGCATATAACTGCATGGTTGCATGCATTGCACGGGATTGCTCACCTGAAAGCGTGTGGGTGTTTGGTACATGGTTCCtgtttctctccctcttaATACCGCAACAATTATCGAATGAAAGTTTCTTGGCATCATGGCGGCCTCTTCCGACGTTCACCCGCTAGGTGCACGAAATGAGCAATTCATTCGTGCAAGTGAGCACAACCACGGCGCCCGATCGCAGCCAGGAGCGCGATCTACCCCAAACACTGTGGCGCCCATGCGTCCAGCTGATGTGTAGACGCTACTGTATCATGAAGCCACCGGTGGCTGTGCGTTTATGCATGTAGTGCATAAAGATGTGTAACGGTGGGCATCAATCTTGAGCAGACTATTTCCACTCCGCCAGCACGCAGATCGCGGCCATTCTGCGTGGATACGTGAAATAGCGCCATAAAAAGTCCTATATTTACCAGTATCGGACTATATTGCTCTTGATGCGTCACTACTCCTGTGTGCATTCCTGCTCGCAACGTTTGACAGGTTCAGATGCTGACGATGCATCCTCGCAAAGGCGACTGACGCGGGTAGAATGCGCAGAACTCACAACACGCATGCCGGCATGGATCAGAGCGACGCGATATACCCCGACTTCAGAAGAGATGAATGAATTCATGAAATGTTGGGTAAAAGCAGTTGGATATGGCAGTCTCATGGGTTTTTTGGCTGCGaccgctgtctctcggcgtACGACTGCTTTGGTAAGGAAAAATATACACCGGTGTCCAGCAGATCAGCCAGGTATTTCCAGGGCAGCAACATTTTTGTTGTGGCAGTTCCGCAGGGTTACCACGCTTGTTTTAACGCTGCAAAACGAATATTTGACCACTTTTCTGTGTATCGCTTCAAACCAGAGCGTAGTTTCCGTTGCTCAATGAGTATCAGCGAATGAGGATTCACTACGCGGTGCAGAAAActctctgcatgccttcAGGTAACACGGCTGATGAGCTTTGCTATCGGCTCAACAGTTGGTTACTCGAATCTCTTTCCAGTATACCAACGACAACAGTGGGAAAACCTAATGAAGCAACCGAATTCGGAGCTTGGGCGTGCTGCAAGGTCACTCGTTTCGCAATTGCGAATCGACGCGGAACGCGGCGCAGTCTCTTCACACTCTTTTTGGGTTCAGACAGCAGACCGCACCCCCGATATTTCGGCCAGTGATCCGGCAGCAGCTCGCAAAGCAGCATCGACCCATGTGGGGAAAGAATTCGAACCaagctctgcgcctcctggtGGCTCAGGGAAGCCGTCGGAGGCTGACCGAAGCCCTGCTGTTCAGGGGCAAAACCGCCATGCCAGGCAAGCATCTCAGCACGATCCTGAAACGCGCGTGGAGAATGGGTCAGAGGCTCACATTGCTCCTATTGAAGGGGACTGTGGTGATGCGTGTGAAGCGCCAAACGAGTGGCGCATGCCCGACGGCGTGGAGGCTTGGCAACCCGTCAACGTCCCGCAGCAAGCGACAGACAAAAAGGACTCGTAAGCCCGCCGCTCATTACAGGCAGCAAGTGGCAGCAACCGCATGAAACATCCCCTCAATTTGCCATCTCGGTCAAGCGCTTGCCATGTGTGTTAACCATTCCATCTTATTCTTCTCTCAGAGAGGCACAACCAACTTCGGCCCCGTCACTGAAAGGTGAGTGTGGCACGCATGCCCATGGGATGGGGGCGGTGAACGTTTTCCTGCAACCTCACTGCTGCCCCGCATATCTGTGACTTGTGACAATGTGTTTTTCAGCACACGTCTTTACTTATCGAACATGGGACGAAGTTCGGCGTGAAGCGGTACAGGGTCCGCGTCGGTCTAGCACCTGGGATGAGCTGCGGGCTGGCCGCCGAGTTCAGCCGTCGTCGACGACTTCTTCGTCCGCGACGGATCAGCGGTTGTAGGATATGCATGATCGTGGGAGTCACAATTtatatttcattgacattTCGAAAACGTAAATACTTCCTAGTACggcaagacctccgataatcctACTGTCTCTGTAAAAACGGTCCACTATTCAGGACGGCGAGAAAGGAAGTTTAGCGTCTAAATATATAAGCGGTGTGAGTCTGTCCGGAATACCTGGATTGGATCTTGAGTAGAGTTACAAATTAGACCGCTGATATCTGAAAAGGTAACATAGGAAGACGGAACCGTTAGGAAGCGCTAAGTAGTTCAGGAATCGTCCTCCCAAGGAAAAACGCGATCTCCTGTTTCCTGACCGTCATGCTAAGTGCATTGGCATGGCATACTTAAGATGAGAACCCGAATACTGACTCATTCGCTGACCAAATTTCGAGCGTTGCGTTTAATACTACACAGTAAGTGTGTGGAAGCTCTTGATTTCCGTAAGAACTAAAGAAACGGTTGTTCCGAGCAACATCGTGTGTTCCCATATTCGGTACCACCCAAATAATaacccatccactgactacgTTTCGAGTTATGTAGCGGCTACCGTGGTGGCCCCTGCCTGATTGACACTGGTAGACTTCTGTGAGACGGCATTGGAGATGTGCGGTAACACTGGCCGCCCGGCTATTGGCAATATTATATGACTCTGCAAGGGAGGACTTTCCATTCGGTGCATGGTTGGGATGTGATTGACGCCGCCCGTCGAAGGCGCTGGAATGCCGCGTAGTCAAAATGAAGCAACCCCGACGGGACCATAGATTGGCGTGTCTAGTGCCGCGAATTGATTTATTTTGTCtccggcgaagagaggagtGGTTTTTCTCCCCGACCGAGTGACCTAATTGCGACAGGATCCGCGAATGAGGGCAACCGTGGCGCACCAATACGTAGCAGTGTAAGGCTCGTAATACAAAATGCTTCGCGTGGCAGGGCAGCCATGACATCGCGGAGATGTACCTGTTAGTTCGGTCAGCCGAGCGTCAGTGTGTTTACACAACGTGCGGTATCTACCGTGTTCGGCCTGCCCCTGCCGGCGCATTGTTTCTTGGGGCTCACAGGGTTCGCCTCTTTAAAAAAAAAGCGTTTAATCGCATACGGTTTGATCCAGTGGTTCGCAGGGAGTGCGTGGTTGCTTTTGCGACTTCAGAAGAAGTGCGTAACGGGCTCCTGCGCGATGACCGGCAGCCCTAACGCGACCGACGATCGTCAGTCCCAAACTGCAGCAACTGCGAGTCGCGTATGCAGGCGGCACGAGGTAACGCCCGAATGCAGCTATACGTAGAGCGCCGTGCATGCAAGGTGTGGAGCGCAGTCAGCGACAGTCTGCGTGATACCTTTTTCCGCACAGGCGAAGCCGCAAACAGCAGggtgtgtgtatgtgcggCAGGGCAGGTGTGTGTCTTTTGGCGTATACCATGTGACTGTGTTATTTTTCCACAACCCTAGGTTAGATAGGCCCGCGTAGCTGGTCGAGGTTCGTGCGAAGGAAGCGCCATGACTTAGACACCAGTCCAGCCAGAGTGAAGCTTCGCGGGGCCGCCCACGCCCCTACATAGTGGTGTGACTGCTCCCACCGTTCAAAAAATAATCATGATACTTGCGTATACCATGTGCCTGTGTTATGTTTCCACAACCCTCGGTTAGATAGGCCCGCGTAGCTGGTCGAGGTTCGTGCGAAGGAAGCGCCATGGCTTCTTAGACACCAGTCCAGCCTCTGCACACTTCGACACTGGATTGCGGTGATGCGGGGTCAACATGGTTCCCTTCATTGCGTTTCTTCATGGAAGGCTTCAGTACGAAAGCCTGACTTGCCGTGAGAATACGCCAACAGACAATGCGGGTCGCAACTTCAGCAGGACGCCATCACGAAGGCCAAACCCGTGAGCATCCCCCGACCGGGGCCTGCGGCCAATGGCGGGTATCCTTTATGGGTTAAGGTAGCCTGTTATCTGACGCCTATGCAGAGATGCTACTGCATTGGGACTTAGACACATTACTAGATGATGCGTTTATGCTTATACGGGGAAGTTTCGAATGCCGACCCACAACAATTATGACAGGGGGGCGAGTAGACCTTCCAACTGCTGCGGTGCATCTGGTGTGATTGACCCGCATCTGGATCCGTATAATCCTCCACCGGGTTGACTTGTTGCTGCAGGTACGCTACTCTGGGACAGCACCGCGCGTTAGCAAGAGGTCAACCTACCATCCTAGGAGCTGACGGTTGCAGCGCACTAGCTGTTCCTATCACAAACGACGTGTCCACGAAGGGCGGTGCTTTCTAGAAATGCGTTCCGTCTACACACCTCCGGAGGGGATCCAGATGGGAGCACCATGCGTTGACCAGGTGGATTTTGATCG contains:
- a CDS encoding hypothetical protein (encoded by transcript BESB_002970) — encoded protein: MWDLRRVILGEACLQVRQIAQPNRLRHSSASRAAIGLQDTWSPPSASCDHRLSPSLGGRLGRPLSTSNDSFDHAHSTPGCRRDRAEKERQQEGAFSAAPPRLDQIAARQCFSSLRLVRTPTHGPLTSPLGSSPLTSKGSSSVASEAPAVATRLDITSSWIRGGLRQGRHFSTTSAGGALADSRSTGVQEDDRRTCGYSVSQFVRACAEVLDESQLRRVAIRLVEYKNLKRQKPNSRDAAIRAIKRILPGKYQDSIAEHLARCIDVVDPDQFHRLAKLARARHCLADDFHESVPQSRLSDYTSAARFLTKASSSKAQTSKKAASAHQTAEAYEALCDVGDVGVAATADGLVRQVARRPPAPTRMQDKRVGEFLVHIEDPSIPAAGSTTDRLVFISNIPHGPRKQIRKAIKEAFMGCGKIVNLEIFDDRLRTVDERDELSLQKRGAKASADKLRGRFSPIFAIAEFDTAEAKRRACSTFLRIFGVPCIDRLLYVEDAADKKTLVASNLPFGLAADEIARILAYALACDRSASSVPASVCRIEMTNPHVYGYKDLIVEARSDCPRPYFVSLPEGVSDARRDAAHDECPIGSGASLQPSLSGQEATCVDDCLAPPAFLDESPMARLARNATNDIQLPSYESAGYGLAEAAMLHAEGQTRHSTEPRPAFEPQRLSVASFEQVHDPNIAHIDMPSEHFCVGSAGVRVKPSGSAPQAGPGSRDIDSSPVLRQDQAPTMKSLGGADDAAPGLLPQGDCRPRDVWAGSERQADVSCSSHVSGQRTGEPPQGAASWKALDLCSSLEHEAAFPPFVADGNEPRVSHASASGGGGTPSAQPLSALADETVPHPKLLADQLQYDASSAQSGFLPSEPSDSVSLFSVTVSRTGDLNEETFFPEEKSDCLEEKSSDVSDVLPVLRHDQDMANVVLQKFLTDRLNAQNDGLFVLRFASFEAAAVAIRKCRGTVLFDRRALLIFSPRRCVAIDGQLVDLPLR
- a CDS encoding hypothetical protein (encoded by transcript BESB_002980), yielding MNEFMKCWVKAVGYGSLMGFLAATAVSRRTTALVTRLMSFAIGSTVGYSNLFPVYQRQQWENLMKQPNSELGRAARSLVSQLRIDAERGAVSSHSFWVQTADRTPDISASDPAAARKAASTHVGKEFEPSSAPPGGSGKPSEADRSPAVQGQNRHARQASQHDPETRVENGSEAHIAPIEGDCGDACEAPNEWRMPDGVEAWQPVNVPQQATDKKDSEAQPTSAPSLKAHVFTYRTWDEVRREAVQGPRRSSTWDELRAGRRVQPSSTTSSSATDQRL